A genomic region of Fodinisporobacter ferrooxydans contains the following coding sequences:
- the purQ gene encoding phosphoribosylformylglycinamidine synthase subunit PurQ has product MKTAVVVFPGSNCDVDAVRAIEDVMGLQADMVWHSETDVSAYDFIFLPGGFSYGDYLRTGAIAQFSPIMKAIREQAEQGTYILGVCNGFQILLEAGLLPGAMRHNDHLQFRCDIVPLSVEQVDTPFTGNYQKGQIIQIPIAHGEGNYFADEETLNQLEQNNQILFRYHETNPNGSVRNIAGICNAKRNVLGMMPHPERAVHEWLGSADGRAMFQSILTAWREQHA; this is encoded by the coding sequence ATGAAAACGGCAGTTGTAGTATTTCCAGGATCCAATTGCGATGTTGACGCAGTGCGGGCAATTGAAGATGTAATGGGATTGCAGGCGGATATGGTCTGGCATTCGGAAACAGATGTGTCGGCATATGATTTCATTTTCTTGCCCGGCGGATTTTCCTATGGCGATTATTTGCGCACAGGTGCGATTGCCCAGTTTTCTCCGATTATGAAAGCCATTCGCGAGCAGGCGGAGCAAGGAACCTACATTCTCGGCGTTTGCAACGGCTTTCAGATTCTTTTAGAAGCAGGGCTTTTGCCTGGGGCCATGCGCCACAATGATCATTTGCAATTTCGCTGTGATATCGTTCCGCTCTCCGTTGAACAAGTGGATACGCCGTTTACGGGAAACTATCAAAAGGGTCAAATCATTCAAATTCCGATCGCGCACGGCGAAGGCAATTACTTTGCGGATGAGGAAACGTTAAACCAATTGGAACAGAATAACCAGATTCTATTCCGCTATCACGAAACAAATCCAAATGGTTCGGTTCGGAATATTGCCGGCATCTGCAATGCCAAGCGGAATGTCCTCGGCATGATGCCGCACCCGGAGCGTGCTGTGCATGAGTGGTTAGGTTCTGCAGATGGGCGCGCCATGTTCCAATCGATTTTGACAGCTTGGAGGGAGCAACATGCGTAA
- the purL gene encoding phosphoribosylformylglycinamidine synthase subunit PurL, whose translation MRKEPTPEQIQNDQIYRTFGLTDEEYARIVELLGRQPNYVETGIFSVMWSEHCSYKSSKPLLKRFPTSGPQVLQGPGENAGIVDIGDGQAVVFKIESHNHPSAIEPYQGAATGVGGIIRDVFTMGARPIAVLNSLRFGNLDTDKNCYLFGQVVAGIAGYGNCIGIPTIGGEVVFDDRYSLNPLVNAMCVGIIDHDKIAKGTASGVGNPVMVVGAKTGRDGIHGATFASTEDPHAKERSAVQVGDPFMEKLLLEACLELIATGHVIGIQDMGAAGLTSSSSEMASRAGSGLEMDVALVPRRETGMSPYEIMLSESQERMLVVMEKGKESIAEEIFTKWGLDAVTIGRVTDDGHLRILENGEVAANIPVYTLVDEAPVYHRPTKYPDYLDDVQAFDTTAMDEPDDYTNVLEQLLQAPTIASKEWVYRQYDYMVRTNTMVRPGSDAAVLRVRGTDKALAMCTDGNGKYVYLDPEIGGKLAIAEAARNIVCSGGKPLAVTDCLNYGNPENPEIFYQFEKSIDGMSAACRTFDTPVIGGNVSLYNQSGNVDIYPTPIIGMVGLIEHVDHVTTSAFQGTGNNVYLIGETKQDLGGSEYLQIRTGQVNGRPPQIDLEWEKLVQDACLQAIQSGFVQSAHDCSDGGLAVAITEMAIQGKIGAEIDLQGALRDDVLLFSESPSRILVEVAPKDQEAFEAMLNRTNVVFCKLGTTGGDAVQISVNGSKRIAGQLEHLEQLWKGAIPCLMSK comes from the coding sequence ATGCGTAAAGAACCAACACCAGAGCAAATTCAAAATGACCAGATTTACCGAACATTTGGTTTGACAGATGAAGAATATGCGCGAATCGTGGAGCTGCTTGGACGTCAGCCGAATTATGTGGAAACGGGAATCTTTAGTGTCATGTGGTCGGAACACTGTTCATACAAAAGTTCCAAGCCGCTTTTGAAGCGTTTCCCCACCAGCGGTCCGCAAGTTCTGCAAGGACCCGGAGAGAATGCAGGGATTGTGGATATTGGAGATGGTCAAGCGGTTGTATTCAAGATCGAGAGCCATAATCATCCATCTGCGATTGAACCGTACCAAGGCGCTGCCACTGGAGTAGGCGGGATCATTCGCGATGTATTCACAATGGGCGCGCGGCCGATTGCCGTTTTGAACAGCTTGCGTTTCGGAAATTTGGATACGGACAAAAATTGCTATCTGTTCGGACAGGTGGTCGCCGGGATCGCCGGATACGGCAACTGCATCGGGATACCGACAATCGGCGGAGAAGTGGTGTTTGATGATCGGTACAGCCTCAATCCCCTTGTCAATGCGATGTGTGTAGGAATTATCGATCACGACAAGATTGCCAAAGGTACAGCCAGCGGCGTCGGCAATCCGGTCATGGTGGTAGGGGCGAAGACGGGGCGTGACGGCATTCACGGCGCGACGTTTGCATCGACGGAAGACCCCCATGCAAAGGAGCGCTCAGCGGTTCAAGTGGGCGATCCGTTCATGGAAAAACTGCTGTTGGAAGCTTGTCTGGAGTTGATTGCGACAGGCCATGTCATCGGCATTCAGGATATGGGCGCAGCGGGACTGACGTCTTCCAGTTCGGAAATGGCAAGCCGCGCCGGCAGTGGGCTGGAGATGGATGTAGCGCTCGTGCCAAGGCGGGAAACAGGCATGTCGCCTTATGAAATTATGCTGTCCGAATCCCAGGAACGCATGCTCGTCGTAATGGAGAAGGGAAAAGAAAGCATCGCGGAAGAAATTTTTACAAAATGGGGTCTGGATGCGGTGACGATTGGCCGCGTGACAGACGATGGGCATTTGCGGATATTGGAAAATGGCGAAGTGGCGGCAAATATCCCCGTTTATACATTGGTGGATGAAGCGCCTGTCTACCATCGTCCGACCAAATATCCGGACTATCTCGACGATGTGCAGGCATTTGACACAACGGCGATGGATGAACCGGATGATTATACGAATGTGCTGGAACAGTTGCTGCAAGCTCCGACCATCGCCAGCAAAGAATGGGTCTATCGGCAGTATGATTATATGGTGCGGACAAATACGATGGTTCGCCCGGGCTCCGATGCGGCTGTCTTGCGCGTGCGCGGCACAGACAAAGCATTGGCCATGTGTACGGACGGCAACGGAAAATATGTGTATCTCGATCCGGAAATCGGCGGAAAGCTGGCAATTGCCGAAGCGGCACGCAACATCGTGTGTTCCGGCGGCAAACCGTTGGCAGTCACCGATTGCCTGAACTATGGCAATCCGGAAAATCCAGAGATTTTTTATCAATTTGAAAAATCGATTGATGGCATGAGTGCTGCTTGCCGCACATTTGATACACCTGTCATCGGCGGAAATGTCAGCTTGTACAATCAATCCGGGAATGTGGATATTTATCCTACGCCGATTATCGGGATGGTCGGGTTGATCGAGCATGTGGATCATGTTACAACATCTGCATTTCAGGGGACTGGAAACAACGTATACCTGATCGGTGAAACAAAGCAGGATCTGGGCGGGAGTGAATATTTGCAGATTCGTACCGGACAAGTCAACGGTCGGCCTCCGCAAATCGATTTGGAATGGGAGAAGTTGGTGCAAGATGCGTGTCTGCAGGCGATTCAAAGTGGTTTCGTCCAGTCAGCCCACGATTGTTCGGATGGCGGTTTGGCAGTTGCCATAACAGAAATGGCCATTCAGGGGAAAATCGGCGCAGAGATTGATCTGCAAGGCGCGCTGCGGGATGATGTGCTGTTGTTCAGCGAATCTCCGTCCCGCATTCTCGTGGAAGTGGCGCCAAAGGATCAAGAAGCTTTTGAAGCGATGCTGAATCGGACGAACGTGGTGTTTTGCAAGTTGGGTACGACAGGTGGAGAT
- the purS gene encoding phosphoribosylformylglycinamidine synthase subunit PurS codes for MILAKVYVTLKESVLDPQGTAVQRALQQHGYDEVQDVRIGKYMEVRLNLADKQAATERITAMCEELLANLVIESYRFELFEVNA; via the coding sequence ATGATTTTGGCAAAAGTGTACGTAACGTTAAAGGAAAGTGTGTTGGATCCTCAGGGAACAGCCGTTCAACGGGCTTTGCAGCAACACGGATACGATGAAGTGCAGGATGTTCGGATCGGCAAATATATGGAAGTCCGTTTGAATCTTGCGGACAAGCAAGCGGCAACAGAACGGATTACCGCCATGTGCGAAGAACTATTGGCCAATTTGGTGATTGAATCCTATCGTTTCGAATTGTTTGAGGTGAACGCATGA
- the purE gene encoding 5-(carboxyamino)imidazole ribonucleotide mutase translates to MQNPVVGIIMGSQSDWDTMREACSILEELAIPFEKKVVSAHRTPDFMFEYAETAVERGLQVIIAGAGGAAHLPGMVAAKTILPVIGVPVKSSTLNGLDSLLSIVQMPAGVPVATVAIGKAGAANAGLLAAQMLATQDQQLRERLLQRRASIRDKVLESGEWN, encoded by the coding sequence ATGCAAAATCCTGTAGTCGGAATTATCATGGGAAGTCAGTCAGATTGGGATACTATGCGTGAAGCTTGCAGCATCCTGGAAGAGTTGGCAATTCCTTTTGAAAAAAAAGTGGTTTCCGCTCATCGAACTCCCGATTTTATGTTTGAATATGCAGAAACGGCTGTGGAACGAGGACTGCAAGTCATTATTGCAGGTGCCGGCGGAGCGGCGCATTTGCCGGGAATGGTTGCAGCGAAGACGATTTTGCCCGTGATTGGAGTGCCTGTAAAGTCGTCGACGTTAAACGGGCTGGATTCCTTGCTGTCGATTGTGCAAATGCCGGCGGGAGTGCCTGTCGCAACAGTTGCGATCGGGAAAGCGGGCGCTGCGAATGCGGGATTGCTGGCTGCGCAGATGCTGGCAACCCAAGATCAGCAGTTGCGTGAGCGGCTCTTGCAACGAAGAGCTTCGATTCGCGACAAGGTATTGGAAAGTGGTGAATGGAATTGA
- the purK gene encoding 5-(carboxyamino)imidazole ribonucleotide synthase: MELSRQKRIIPGSTIGILGGGQLGRMIALKAKEMGYRIVCMDATEDSPCGQVADTEFVAPLDDLTSARQLANNSDVITYEFENVSDEMLDILEKECYLPQGAELLTLTRHRIREKQALQTIGAPVAPWRPIGTWQDLREAVKQIGIPCVLKTTTGGYDGKGQYVIRKEEDLEAAWQTLSQYDSLDNASSLAKWILEGWVNFDKELSVIAARSPSGEIQTFPTAENIHKENILHQSIVPARIPSAVDRAAQELARMIAEKLNIVGLLAVEMFCKGEQLLVNELAPRPHNSGHYTMDACVTSQFEQHIRAICDLPLGDPTLLSPVVMVNVLGEHVQPLLNRLHLLSNGIKLHLYGKKEAIEKRKMGHLNVLAETVEEALATIDQLGIWEEKKTNVPSSTPMVFK; this comes from the coding sequence ATGGAATTGAGTCGACAAAAGCGCATTATCCCCGGTTCCACCATCGGGATTTTGGGCGGTGGACAGCTTGGACGAATGATCGCACTGAAAGCAAAGGAAATGGGCTACCGCATTGTGTGCATGGATGCCACGGAAGACTCGCCATGCGGACAAGTCGCGGATACGGAGTTTGTGGCACCGCTCGATGACTTGACAAGTGCCCGCCAACTGGCAAACAACAGCGATGTCATTACATATGAGTTTGAAAATGTCAGTGATGAAATGCTGGACATTTTGGAGAAAGAGTGCTATTTGCCGCAAGGGGCGGAATTGCTGACACTTACACGCCACCGCATTCGTGAAAAGCAAGCGCTGCAAACAATCGGAGCGCCAGTAGCACCTTGGCGGCCGATTGGCACCTGGCAGGATCTGCGGGAAGCTGTGAAGCAAATCGGCATTCCTTGTGTACTCAAGACAACAACAGGCGGATATGACGGAAAAGGCCAATATGTGATCCGCAAAGAAGAGGACCTTGAGGCGGCTTGGCAGACGCTCAGCCAATATGATTCTTTAGATAATGCCTCCTCCCTGGCAAAATGGATCTTGGAAGGGTGGGTGAATTTTGACAAGGAGCTGTCGGTAATTGCTGCCCGTTCACCCAGCGGAGAGATTCAGACGTTCCCGACCGCTGAAAATATCCATAAAGAAAATATATTGCATCAATCCATCGTGCCGGCGCGAATTCCTTCCGCTGTGGACCGGGCCGCACAAGAGTTGGCCCGAATGATTGCCGAAAAGCTGAATATCGTTGGGCTGCTTGCAGTCGAGATGTTCTGCAAAGGGGAGCAACTGCTCGTCAATGAGTTGGCGCCGAGACCGCACAACTCCGGCCACTATACGATGGATGCTTGTGTGACATCCCAGTTTGAACAGCATATTCGGGCGATTTGCGATTTGCCTCTGGGTGATCCGACATTACTGTCGCCCGTTGTGATGGTCAATGTATTAGGGGAGCATGTACAACCGCTTTTGAATCGGTTGCATCTTTTATCAAATGGGATCAAACTGCACCTCTACGGAAAGAAGGAAGCCATCGAAAAAAGGAAAATGGGTCATCTCAACGTTTTGGCGGAAACTGTGGAAGAGGCGCTTGCGACCATTGATCAGTTGGGAATTTGGGAGGAAAAGAAAACAAACGTCCCAAGCAGTACTCCAATGGTGTTCAAGTAA
- the purC gene encoding phosphoribosylaminoimidazolesuccinocarboxamide synthase, whose protein sequence is MTQQHLLYEGKAKRVYRTEHPDQYIVSYKDDATAFNGEKKATILGKGELNNRISTIFFKLLNGQGIPTHFIERLSDREQLVKKVTIIPLEVVVRNIAAGSLAKRLGMAEGTQLRQAVIEFYYKNDALGDPLVNDSHIALLELATPEQLQQIQGIARKINDILQAYLLEREVVLVDFKLEFGIDTAGSILLADEISPDTCRFWDAKTQEKLDKDRFRRDLGGVEDAYKEILRRLGGEQA, encoded by the coding sequence ATGACACAGCAACATCTTTTATATGAAGGAAAAGCAAAACGGGTGTACAGGACGGAACATCCGGATCAATATATTGTTTCTTACAAGGATGATGCAACTGCATTTAACGGCGAGAAAAAAGCGACCATTCTCGGCAAAGGGGAACTTAACAACCGTATCAGCACGATATTTTTCAAACTGTTAAATGGACAAGGGATCCCTACACACTTCATTGAGCGGCTGTCAGACCGGGAACAGCTAGTTAAAAAAGTCACCATTATTCCGCTTGAAGTCGTTGTACGCAATATTGCTGCCGGAAGTTTGGCCAAGCGTCTGGGGATGGCGGAAGGCACCCAATTACGTCAGGCGGTCATTGAGTTCTATTATAAAAATGATGCACTCGGCGATCCTCTCGTGAATGATTCGCATATCGCGCTATTGGAATTGGCCACGCCGGAACAACTGCAACAAATTCAAGGAATTGCCCGGAAAATCAACGATATCTTGCAGGCGTATTTGTTGGAGCGGGAAGTGGTATTGGTGGATTTCAAATTGGAATTTGGCATCGATACGGCCGGTTCGATTCTTTTGGCCGATGAGATCTCGCCGGATACTTGCCGATTCTGGGATGCAAAAACACAGGAAAAGCTGGACAAAGACCGTTTTCGCAGAGATTTGGGCGGAGTGGAAGATGCATACAAGGAAATACTTCGACGTTTGGGAGGCGAGCAAGCATGA
- the purB gene encoding adenylosuccinate lyase — MIDRYSLPEMANIWTLDNRFAMWLEVEILACEAWAKLGVIPEADVKLIRENARFTSERVLEIEAETRHDVVAFTRAVSESLGPERKWVHYGLTSTDVVDTALSAQIRQANAIIREDLQNFIQVLKTQAKAYKDTVMMGRTHGVHAEPTTFGLKLALWYAEMLRNLERFEQAAETIEYGKISGAVGTYANIDPFVEAYVCEQLGLKAAPVSTQTLQRDRHAAYLSTLALIGTTLDKFATEIRALQKTEMREAEEPFYKGQKGSSAMPHKRNPVSCEQVSGLARILRGNMLAAYENVPLWHERDISHSSVERVIIPDSTILVNYMLRKMTNIVKNLTVFPENMIRNMNRTFGLIYSQRVLLALIDKGLARETAYDAVQAKAMQAWEEQRSFRELVEQEPLVKEYLTKEELDHCFDYHWHLKHVDTIFERLGLLE; from the coding sequence ATGATCGATCGTTATTCATTACCGGAAATGGCGAATATCTGGACATTGGACAACCGCTTTGCCATGTGGCTGGAAGTTGAAATTCTCGCATGTGAAGCGTGGGCAAAGTTAGGAGTCATACCAGAAGCGGATGTAAAATTGATTCGGGAAAACGCCCGTTTTACATCGGAGCGCGTTTTGGAAATCGAAGCGGAAACACGCCACGATGTGGTTGCCTTTACCCGTGCGGTCTCGGAATCATTAGGACCGGAACGGAAATGGGTGCATTATGGACTGACATCCACGGATGTTGTCGATACGGCTTTATCTGCACAAATTCGGCAGGCCAATGCAATCATTCGGGAAGATTTGCAAAACTTTATCCAAGTCTTAAAAACGCAGGCAAAAGCATACAAAGATACGGTGATGATGGGTCGTACACACGGTGTTCATGCAGAACCGACGACGTTTGGCCTGAAGCTTGCACTTTGGTATGCGGAGATGCTGCGCAACCTGGAGCGGTTTGAGCAGGCGGCAGAAACGATCGAATACGGAAAAATTTCCGGTGCCGTGGGAACGTATGCCAATATCGATCCGTTTGTAGAAGCATATGTGTGTGAGCAGTTGGGCTTAAAAGCAGCGCCTGTATCCACACAGACGCTGCAGCGGGATCGCCATGCTGCATACCTTTCCACTCTGGCACTGATTGGTACGACATTGGATAAATTTGCGACCGAAATTCGGGCGCTGCAGAAGACGGAGATGCGGGAAGCGGAAGAGCCCTTCTATAAAGGGCAAAAAGGTTCGTCTGCTATGCCGCACAAGCGCAATCCGGTGTCCTGTGAACAAGTTTCAGGCCTGGCGCGGATTTTACGCGGCAATATGCTGGCTGCCTATGAAAATGTGCCGCTGTGGCACGAACGGGATATTTCCCACTCGTCGGTCGAGCGCGTAATTATTCCCGATTCCACGATTCTCGTCAACTATATGTTGCGAAAAATGACCAATATCGTGAAAAATTTGACAGTTTTCCCGGAAAACATGATCCGCAACATGAATCGCACGTTTGGCCTGATTTATTCGCAACGGGTGTTGTTGGCGTTGATTGACAAAGGACTGGCACGGGAGACCGCATATGATGCGGTGCAGGCAAAAGCGATGCAGGCATGGGAAGAGCAGCGCTCCTTCCGCGAGTTGGTCGAGCAAGAACCGCTCGTAAAGGAATACCTGACAAAAGAAGAGTTGGATCATTGCTTTGACTATCATTGGCATTTAAAACATGTGGACACGATTTTTGAACGTTTGGGATTGTTAGAGTAG